A region of Lacinutrix sp. Hel_I_90 DNA encodes the following proteins:
- a CDS encoding cbb3-type cytochrome c oxidase N-terminal domain-containing protein, which yields MKNFIPSWLRVLVLFFTVFGLIEYFVDSGNEPAFLKYPLIMLYLLLVLLFLIGVEAIIDALENILFKSLTETQQQSYLAKQNQPSKVVVAIQTTYKKLLGSKPIEEEHEIILDHNYDGIKELDNDLPPWWLYGFYASIIFAFVYMFRYHVFNGDDQYAELETEYAEAEIAIEEYKKTAKNLVDFRTVTVLTDALDLNNGKALFNENCIPCHMADGGGGIGPNLTDKYWILGGGIKNVFKTISEGGRSGKGMIAWKQNLKAAEMAQVASYVLTLEGSTPANPKEAEGDIWVSENAPMEAIPTEKIEVKTDSIIVIEGN from the coding sequence ATGAAAAATTTTATACCCTCTTGGTTAAGAGTCCTTGTCTTATTTTTTACTGTCTTCGGACTTATTGAGTATTTCGTTGATTCCGGAAACGAACCAGCCTTTTTAAAATACCCATTAATAATGTTGTATTTATTACTGGTGTTATTATTTCTTATTGGCGTTGAAGCTATCATCGATGCACTTGAAAACATATTGTTTAAAAGTTTAACAGAAACCCAACAACAAAGTTATCTGGCAAAGCAAAATCAGCCTTCAAAAGTTGTTGTTGCGATACAAACTACTTATAAAAAATTATTAGGCTCAAAACCAATAGAAGAAGAACATGAAATTATTCTAGATCATAATTATGATGGGATAAAGGAGTTAGATAACGACTTACCGCCTTGGTGGCTATACGGGTTTTATGCCTCAATTATTTTTGCATTTGTATACATGTTCAGGTATCATGTTTTTAATGGTGATGATCAATATGCTGAATTAGAAACAGAATATGCAGAGGCTGAAATAGCTATTGAAGAGTACAAAAAAACAGCAAAAAATTTAGTCGATTTTAGAACCGTAACGGTATTGACCGATGCGTTAGACTTAAATAACGGTAAAGCGCTTTTTAACGAAAACTGTATTCCTTGTCATATGGCAGACGGAGGTGGTGGTATTGGACCAAACTTAACCGATAAGTACTGGATTCTTGGCGGCGGAATAAAAAATGTGTTTAAAACCATTTCTGAGGGAGGGCGTTCCGGAAAAGGGATGATTGCCTGGAAACAAAATTTGAAAGCAGCAGAGATGGCTCAAGTTGCCAGCTATGTGCTCACTTTAGAAGGCTCAACTCCAGCAAACCCAAAAGAAGCAGAAGGAGATATCTGGGTAAGTGAGAATGCTCCCATGGAAGCCATTCCAACAGAAAAGATAGAAGTAAAAACAGATTCAATAATAGTTATTGAAGGTAACTAG
- the ccoS gene encoding cbb3-type cytochrome oxidase assembly protein CcoS, translated as MSVIYILLTISIIIAIVFFFAFIMAVKKGQYDDSYTPSVRMLFEDELVKEDPKKAKQSKKD; from the coding sequence ATGAGTGTTATATATATATTATTAACGATAAGTATTATTATCGCCATTGTGTTCTTTTTTGCCTTTATCATGGCTGTAAAAAAAGGACAATATGATGATAGTTACACGCCTTCTGTTAGAATGCTTTTTGAAGATGAACTAGTAAAAGAGGACCCTAAAAAAGCGAAACAATCTAAAAAAGACTAA
- a CDS encoding pyridoxal-dependent decarboxylase, with protein sequence MKYWFKKTQEELKTIVFNALNNNANYTTQNILGIPASHLNEDVFPLDAAFLKEAPFMTSLVKNPNHIGCHTLNKSEGYFSGTQEIEKELIALCAVDILKGKPLEHDGYVASGGTEANIQAIWTYRNYFMQEHQATLDEICIVCSEDSHYSMDKSSNLLCISNIKIPNAVEDRSLSKADILAQVTAAKSSGKKYFIVIVNMMTTMFGTVDDIDLYVESLKAVNVDFKIHVDGAFGGFYYPFSNEENTLNFSNKYVTSFTLDAHKMAQAPYGTGVFLIKKGFMKYVNTEEASYVVGQDSTLIGSRSGANAIAVWMILMKMGPFGWFERIHILKQRTHWLCKQLDDLAIAYYHFPTSNIVTIKSAFINAEIAKKFGLVPDNHLNPKWFKIVVMSHVTIEKLMLLIQAFKHGVIPKV encoded by the coding sequence ATGAAATATTGGTTTAAAAAAACGCAAGAAGAGCTTAAGACTATAGTTTTTAATGCACTAAATAACAATGCAAATTATACTACTCAAAACATATTAGGCATTCCAGCGTCCCATTTAAATGAAGACGTATTTCCTCTGGATGCTGCTTTTCTTAAAGAGGCTCCATTCATGACGTCGTTGGTGAAAAATCCAAATCATATTGGTTGCCATACTTTAAATAAGTCTGAAGGTTATTTTTCAGGCACTCAAGAAATTGAAAAAGAATTAATAGCGCTCTGTGCTGTAGATATTTTAAAAGGAAAACCACTAGAACACGATGGTTATGTTGCCTCTGGTGGTACAGAAGCTAATATTCAAGCTATTTGGACTTACAGAAATTATTTTATGCAGGAGCATCAGGCAACACTAGATGAGATTTGTATTGTTTGTAGTGAAGACAGCCATTATTCTATGGATAAATCGAGTAATTTACTTTGCATTTCAAATATTAAAATTCCAAATGCAGTAGAGGATAGATCACTTTCTAAAGCAGATATTTTAGCACAAGTAACGGCTGCAAAATCTTCAGGCAAAAAATATTTTATTGTTATCGTGAATATGATGACGACGATGTTTGGAACCGTGGACGATATCGATTTATATGTTGAAAGCTTGAAGGCTGTAAACGTAGATTTTAAGATCCATGTGGATGGTGCTTTTGGCGGTTTTTATTATCCGTTTTCAAATGAAGAAAACACACTCAACTTTAGTAATAAATATGTTACTTCTTTTACCCTAGATGCTCATAAAATGGCGCAAGCACCTTATGGAACCGGTGTTTTTTTAATAAAAAAAGGGTTTATGAAGTATGTTAATACGGAGGAAGCCAGCTATGTTGTTGGGCAAGATTCCACCTTAATAGGCAGTCGCTCTGGTGCTAATGCCATTGCTGTTTGGATGATTTTAATGAAAATGGGGCCTTTTGGATGGTTTGAAAGAATTCACATCTTGAAACAGCGTACACATTGGCTATGCAAGCAATTGGACGATTTGGCTATAGCTTATTATCATTTTCCAACGTCGAATATTGTGACGATAAAAAGTGCGTTTATAAACGCTGAAATTGCTAAAAAATTCGGACTTGTGCCAGACAACCATTTAAATCCGAAATGGTTTAAAATTGTGGTCATGAGTCATGTAACTATCGAGAAATTAATGCTGTTAATTCAGGCTTTTAAGCACGGGGTTATTCCTAAAGTATAA
- a CDS encoding sulfite exporter TauE/SafE family protein produces MLFSAVILGLLGSFHCVGMCGPIAFMLPVDRSNSLRKVTQIGLYHFGRLLAYSSIGFFFGLVGKSLYIFGLQQKLSIVIGALMIVVVLMPHKIVGKYNFSKPIYIIISKVKSALGSALKKKTNDTFLTIGFLNGFLPCGLVYMAVFGAIASGNILNGSLYMFLFGLGTIPLMTTAIYLGKFLNATIKQRIQKAIPVFVIVIGLLFILRGMGLGIPYISPAPVVEMASSAIDCH; encoded by the coding sequence ATGCTATTCTCTGCGGTCATATTAGGTTTATTGGGGAGCTTCCATTGTGTTGGGATGTGTGGACCAATAGCCTTTATGTTGCCAGTAGATCGCTCAAACTCACTTAGAAAAGTCACTCAAATTGGTTTGTACCATTTTGGACGATTGCTGGCTTATAGTAGTATTGGATTCTTTTTTGGCTTAGTAGGGAAGAGTCTATATATTTTTGGATTACAACAAAAACTCTCAATTGTTATAGGTGCTTTAATGATTGTCGTGGTGCTAATGCCGCATAAAATCGTTGGCAAATACAATTTTTCCAAACCTATTTATATAATTATTTCCAAAGTAAAATCAGCTTTAGGGAGTGCGTTAAAAAAGAAAACCAATGACACCTTTTTAACCATTGGTTTTTTAAATGGCTTTTTACCTTGTGGGTTGGTTTATATGGCTGTTTTTGGAGCTATTGCTTCAGGGAACATACTTAATGGGAGTTTATATATGTTTCTATTTGGCTTGGGTACAATACCGCTAATGACTACTGCTATTTATTTAGGTAAGTTTTTAAATGCAACTATAAAGCAGCGCATTCAAAAGGCTATTCCAGTATTTGTAATCGTCATTGGGCTATTATTTATTCTTCGTGGAATGGGATTAGGAATCCCTTATATTTCTCCAGCGCCAGTTGTGGAAATGGCTTCTAGCGCTATTGATTGCCATTAA
- the ccoG gene encoding cytochrome c oxidase accessory protein CcoG, with the protein METPENEVFRDTIGTINEEGKRAWVFPKIPSGKFYKYRKIVSYFLLLFLVAAPFVKINGNQFLLFNILERRFNIFGFPFWPQDFHLFVISMLIGVIFVALFTVAFGRIFCGWICPQTIFMEMVFRRIEFWIDGDRNKQRRLDRQKWDAEKIRKRVLKWSIFLIISFLIANVFLAYLIGSDTLIRYVIDGPFKHVSTLFSLIIFTAVFYFVFAWFREQVCIIACPYGRLQGVLLDNKSIVVAYDHKRGEAENGRKSFRKNEDREALGYGDCIDCFQCVHVCPTGIDIRNGTQLECVNCTACIDECDHIMESVNLPKGLIRYASEANIEKKEKFKLTPRLKGYIAVLIILMGVFLGMLTLRNDVEARVLRLPGQLYEHKDGDIISNVFTYKLVNKTNDAIDNVSFKLRKYKGTIKLVSTKDDFIVPEQGIAEGTLFIEIEKSELKGDKNKLMIEVYSHDRIIETTTVNFLGPRSYK; encoded by the coding sequence ATGGAAACCCCCGAAAACGAAGTGTTTAGAGATACTATCGGAACGATAAATGAAGAAGGCAAACGTGCTTGGGTATTTCCTAAAATACCTAGTGGTAAATTTTATAAGTATCGTAAAATAGTAAGTTATTTTCTATTACTATTTTTAGTTGCTGCACCTTTTGTGAAAATCAATGGGAATCAATTTTTACTGTTTAATATCTTAGAAAGACGTTTTAATATTTTTGGATTTCCATTTTGGCCACAAGATTTTCATTTGTTCGTTATTTCAATGCTTATTGGTGTCATATTTGTCGCGTTGTTCACCGTTGCTTTTGGGCGTATTTTTTGTGGATGGATTTGTCCACAAACTATTTTTATGGAAATGGTTTTCCGCAGAATTGAATTTTGGATTGATGGCGATAGAAACAAACAACGCAGGTTAGATAGACAGAAATGGGATGCCGAAAAAATTAGAAAACGTGTTCTAAAATGGTCTATTTTCTTAATTATTTCCTTTTTGATTGCTAATGTGTTTTTAGCCTATTTAATAGGAAGCGATACCTTAATTCGCTACGTAATAGATGGCCCTTTTAAACATGTAAGCACCCTTTTTTCACTCATTATATTTACAGCAGTCTTTTATTTTGTATTTGCATGGTTTAGAGAGCAAGTTTGCATTATAGCTTGTCCTTATGGAAGATTACAAGGGGTGCTGTTAGATAATAAATCTATCGTTGTCGCGTATGATCACAAACGAGGTGAAGCAGAAAATGGAAGAAAATCCTTTAGGAAAAATGAAGATAGGGAAGCCTTAGGTTATGGTGATTGTATTGATTGTTTTCAGTGTGTGCATGTTTGTCCTACGGGTATAGATATACGTAATGGAACACAATTAGAATGTGTAAACTGTACGGCATGTATTGATGAATGTGATCACATTATGGAGAGCGTTAATCTCCCTAAAGGGTTAATACGTTACGCTAGTGAAGCTAATATTGAAAAGAAAGAAAAATTTAAACTTACGCCTAGACTTAAAGGCTACATCGCTGTATTGATTATTCTTATGGGGGTTTTTCTGGGAATGTTAACTCTAAGAAATGACGTTGAAGCACGTGTTTTGAGATTGCCCGGTCAGTTATATGAACATAAAGATGGTGATATTATTAGTAATGTGTTTACCTACAAACTAGTGAATAAAACCAATGATGCTATTGATAATGTGAGTTTTAAACTAAGGAAGTACAAGGGTACTATAAAATTAGTCTCTACAAAAGATGACTTTATTGTACCAGAACAAGGTATTGCTGAAGGGACTTTATTTATAGAAATTGAAAAAAGCGAACTTAAAGGAGATAAAAACAAACTAATGATTGAAGTCTACAGTCATGATAGAATAATTGAAACGACTACCGTTAACTTTTTAGGACCTAGAAGTTATAAATAA
- the ccoN gene encoding cytochrome-c oxidase, cbb3-type subunit I, whose protein sequence is MEVQQFYYDNKIVKQFIYATMLWGVVGMLVGLLLAFMFLFPNLTDGISWLSFGRLRPLHTNAVIFAFVGNAIFAGVYYSTQRLLKARMFNDALSKINFWGWQLIIVGAAITLPLGYTSSKEYAELEWPFDIAIAVIWVVFGWNLIGTILKRRQRHLYVAIWFYLATFVTVAVLHIFNSLEMPVSAFKSYSVYAGVQDALVQWWYGHNAVAFFLTTPFLGLMYYFIPKAANRPIYSYRLSIVHFWSLIFIYIWAGPHHLLYTALPGWAQNLGVAFSIMLLMPSWGGMINGLLTLRGAWDKVRVDPVLKFMVVAITGYGMATFEGPMLSLKNVNAIAHYTDWIIAHVHVGALAWNGFLTFGMIYWLVPRLFKTKLYSLGLANLHFWIGTLGIIMYALPMYVAGFTQASMWKQFNPDGTLVYGNFLETVSEIMPMYWMRAIGGTLFLIGMLILCYNIIVTIVKSKVTVSDELAEAPALQNVSKKRVAGEGWHTWLERKPVKLTIFATIAILIGGVIQIVPTIMIDSNIPTISSVKPYTPLELEGRDLYIREGCVSCHSQMIRPFRSEVERYGEYSKAGEYVYDHPFLWGSKRTGPDLHRIGGKYSDNWHLNHLYDPQSTSSGSIMPAYQWIVRDALDKSLTETKMKAMVSLGVPYTEEEIKNAQQHMLEQGTQIEKNLYSDPDFANTYEADKKSSGADFVEMRNREIVALIAYLQRLGTDIKVDDLQEQAAIQN, encoded by the coding sequence ATGGAAGTACAACAGTTTTATTACGATAACAAAATCGTTAAACAATTCATTTATGCTACAATGCTTTGGGGAGTTGTAGGTATGTTAGTAGGATTACTATTGGCATTTATGTTTCTTTTCCCAAATCTTACAGACGGTATTTCGTGGTTAAGTTTTGGGCGTTTAAGACCCTTACATACTAACGCCGTTATTTTTGCCTTTGTAGGAAATGCTATTTTTGCAGGGGTCTATTATTCTACACAGCGGTTACTTAAAGCGCGAATGTTTAATGATGCATTAAGCAAAATTAATTTTTGGGGATGGCAGTTAATCATCGTAGGAGCAGCGATCACTTTACCTTTAGGCTATACAAGTTCTAAAGAATATGCAGAATTAGAATGGCCGTTTGATATCGCTATTGCTGTTATTTGGGTGGTTTTTGGATGGAACCTAATTGGTACTATTCTTAAACGAAGACAGCGTCACTTGTATGTTGCGATTTGGTTCTATTTAGCAACATTCGTTACTGTAGCAGTACTTCATATTTTTAATAGTTTAGAAATGCCCGTTAGTGCATTTAAAAGTTACTCTGTTTATGCAGGGGTGCAAGATGCATTAGTACAATGGTGGTATGGTCATAATGCAGTCGCTTTCTTTTTAACCACACCGTTTTTAGGGTTGATGTATTATTTTATACCTAAAGCGGCTAATAGGCCCATTTATTCATACAGATTATCTATCGTCCACTTTTGGTCACTAATCTTTATATATATTTGGGCAGGACCACACCACTTGTTATATACAGCCCTTCCGGGATGGGCACAAAATTTAGGTGTTGCTTTTTCTATAATGCTTTTAATGCCTTCTTGGGGAGGAATGATAAATGGACTGCTGACACTTCGAGGTGCCTGGGATAAAGTAAGAGTAGATCCCGTTTTAAAATTTATGGTTGTGGCTATTACTGGTTATGGAATGGCTACGTTTGAAGGGCCAATGCTTTCATTAAAAAATGTGAATGCCATTGCGCATTATACAGATTGGATTATTGCTCACGTTCACGTTGGTGCCTTAGCATGGAATGGGTTTTTGACCTTCGGAATGATTTACTGGTTAGTCCCAAGATTGTTTAAAACCAAGCTATATTCTCTTGGTTTAGCAAACCTCCACTTTTGGATAGGAACATTAGGAATTATTATGTACGCGTTACCCATGTATGTTGCTGGTTTTACCCAAGCGAGTATGTGGAAACAATTTAATCCAGACGGAACATTGGTTTATGGGAACTTTTTAGAAACGGTTTCTGAAATTATGCCTATGTATTGGATGCGCGCTATTGGAGGAACACTATTTCTTATTGGAATGTTGATTTTATGTTATAATATTATTGTAACTATTGTAAAATCTAAGGTTACCGTTTCTGATGAGTTAGCCGAAGCACCAGCACTTCAAAATGTGTCTAAAAAACGTGTCGCTGGTGAAGGCTGGCACACTTGGTTAGAACGTAAGCCTGTTAAATTAACCATTTTCGCTACGATAGCTATTCTAATTGGTGGTGTAATACAAATTGTTCCAACCATAATGATAGACTCTAATATTCCAACCATTAGTAGCGTAAAGCCTTATACCCCTTTAGAGTTGGAGGGTCGAGATCTATATATTAGAGAAGGTTGCGTAAGCTGTCACTCGCAAATGATAAGACCGTTTAGGAGTGAGGTCGAGCGTTATGGCGAATATTCTAAAGCAGGAGAATATGTTTATGATCATCCATTTCTTTGGGGAAGTAAACGAACAGGACCAGATTTACATCGTATCGGCGGAAAGTACTCAGACAACTGGCATTTAAACCATTTGTACGACCCTCAGAGCACGTCTAGTGGTTCTATTATGCCTGCCTATCAATGGATTGTTAGAGATGCATTAGATAAGTCGCTTACCGAAACGAAAATGAAAGCCATGGTGTCACTTGGTGTTCCTTATACCGAAGAAGAAATAAAAAATGCACAGCAACATATGCTGGAGCAAGGTACTCAGATAGAAAAAAACTTATATTCAGATCCCGATTTTGCGAATACCTACGAAGCCGATAAAAAGAGTAGTGGTGCCGATTTTGTCGAAATGCGAAACCGTGAAATCGTAGCGCTTATTGCCTATTTACAGCGTTTAGGAACAGATATTAAAGTCGATGATTTACAAGAACAAGCAGCAATTCAAAACTAA
- a CDS encoding cytochrome c oxidase subunit IV produces MLKFVKNYMDSIPGIEIYPLISLLIFFTFFAGLFWWVITAKKEYINKVSNLPLDNQKDTEL; encoded by the coding sequence ATGTTAAAATTTGTAAAAAACTATATGGATAGCATTCCAGGTATTGAAATTTATCCTTTAATCTCCTTACTTATTTTCTTCACCTTTTTTGCAGGCCTTTTTTGGTGGGTAATCACTGCTAAAAAAGAGTATATAAATAAAGTAAGCAACTTACCATTAGATAACCAAAAGGATACAGAGCTATGA
- a CDS encoding CBS domain-containing protein, with the protein MKKRTPVSAIMTKDVITLNHSDNLETAEGLFKKNNIRHIPVVSGDEIIGILSYTDLLRISFADAVDDEQEDVDTVVYNMFTIEQVMAKNLVSVNSNTTIKEVAEILAKEEFHALPVVDNKKLVGIVTTTDLINYLIEQF; encoded by the coding sequence ATGAAGAAAAGAACACCAGTTTCAGCAATAATGACCAAAGATGTTATTACATTAAATCACTCAGATAACTTAGAAACTGCCGAAGGATTATTTAAAAAAAATAATATTCGCCATATTCCTGTAGTCTCTGGAGACGAAATTATTGGAATATTAAGTTACACAGATTTATTAAGAATAAGCTTTGCAGATGCTGTTGACGATGAGCAAGAAGATGTCGATACTGTAGTCTATAATATGTTTACTATAGAGCAGGTTATGGCAAAAAACTTAGTAAGTGTAAATTCAAATACAACGATTAAGGAAGTCGCCGAAATTTTAGCAAAAGAAGAGTTTCACGCGTTACCTGTAGTCGATAATAAAAAATTAGTTGGCATTGTAACGACTACAGATTTAATAAATTACTTGATAGAACAGTTTTAG
- a CDS encoding ABC transporter ATP-binding protein, whose translation MVTIQGLHKKFGKNNVLSGVDLNIDKGGIFAVLGPNGSGKTTLIKSVLGMVIPNQGCITVRGENIRKKSNYRRHIDYLPQIANFPSNLKVKELIKMIKDLRGSASESEYLIELFKLKPFLDKKLGTLSGGTKQKVNIVLTFMFDSPLIILDEPTSGLDPMALIRLKELLRAEKEKGKTILITSHIMGFVEEISDEIVFLLEGKIYFKGTVNALKTKTNQPDFEHAIASILIDNHA comes from the coding sequence ATGGTAACAATACAAGGTTTACATAAAAAATTTGGTAAAAACAACGTATTAAGTGGTGTGGATTTAAACATCGATAAAGGTGGGATCTTTGCTGTACTTGGACCAAACGGCTCTGGAAAAACAACGCTAATAAAATCTGTTCTAGGCATGGTGATTCCTAACCAAGGCTGTATAACTGTGCGTGGCGAAAATATTAGAAAAAAATCTAACTACAGACGACACATTGATTACTTACCACAAATAGCAAATTTTCCAAGTAATTTGAAAGTGAAGGAGCTTATCAAGATGATAAAAGATTTACGCGGTAGTGCCTCAGAATCAGAATACCTCATTGAACTATTCAAATTAAAACCGTTTCTAGACAAAAAATTGGGCACCCTTTCTGGTGGTACCAAGCAAAAAGTAAATATTGTATTGACTTTTATGTTTGATAGTCCTTTAATTATTCTAGACGAGCCAACCAGTGGTTTAGATCCCATGGCATTAATCAGACTAAAAGAGTTACTCAGAGCCGAAAAAGAAAAAGGGAAAACAATTTTAATCACGTCACATATTATGGGTTTTGTTGAAGAAATTTCAGACGAGATTGTCTTTCTATTAGAAGGCAAAATCTACTTTAAAGGTACCGTAAACGCTCTCAAAACCAAAACAAATCAACCCGATTTTGAACATGCAATAGCATCAATACTCATAGATAATCATGCTTAA
- a CDS encoding FixH family protein, which translates to MRFNWGTGIVIAFVLFISFIMYFVINMNINKKYDHDLVVEDYYAQELLYQNDINKEENAKNLSQNLSLEQTEEGLLIKFPETLELAEISGKMFLYRPSNKQFDFEIDISLSDYHLLIPDKRLLDGRWNIKIDWKHKGQDYLYKTKISY; encoded by the coding sequence ATGAGATTTAATTGGGGAACAGGAATTGTTATTGCATTCGTATTATTTATAAGCTTTATCATGTATTTTGTTATTAACATGAATATCAATAAAAAATACGATCATGATTTGGTAGTAGAAGATTATTATGCACAAGAACTCCTTTACCAAAATGATATTAATAAAGAGGAAAATGCTAAAAATTTATCACAAAATTTAAGTTTAGAACAAACAGAAGAGGGGTTGTTAATCAAGTTCCCAGAGACTTTAGAACTAGCTGAAATTTCAGGTAAAATGTTCCTATATAGACCATCTAATAAACAATTTGACTTTGAAATTGATATTTCATTGTCAGACTACCATTTGCTCATACCTGACAAACGTTTATTAGATGGTCGTTGGAACATTAAAATTGATTGGAAACACAAAGGACAAGACTATTTATATAAAACTAAAATCAGCTATTAA
- a CDS encoding nitrous oxide reductase family maturation protein NosD: protein MNRTSKHIILFFFVLLGYSAFSQTISVCENCEISSLKKAISLAKDFDTIILKKGTYKEHTIIVDKPLTIIGKNHPVIDGELKGEIITIIADNVTIDGLFIINVGTSYTEDYAAIRVRKSKHFVIQNVVLEKLFFGIYIEKSSYGKVFHNKIIGNAIDEYNSGNGIQLWYSNHIQIEHNYIAHVRDGIYLEFSDDCLIKNNMTVNNVRYGLHFMFSNDDIYQDNTFKNNGAGVAVMFSKKIKMINNTFQENWGTAAYGMLLKEINDAEIIGNTFEENTIGINIEGSNRIVYKNNNFINNGWAIKVRGACYSNRFIANNFLYNSFDISYNSRVNDNVFDKNYWSNYTGYDLDKDGIGDIPYRPVKLFSYIVNRTPETIILLRSLFIDLIDFSEKVSPVFTPDNLFDNHPVTKRITW from the coding sequence CACTTCTAAACATATCATTTTATTCTTTTTTGTTCTTTTAGGCTATTCAGCGTTTTCTCAAACCATTAGCGTTTGTGAAAATTGCGAAATTTCAAGTTTAAAAAAAGCCATTAGCCTAGCTAAGGATTTTGATACCATTATTCTTAAAAAAGGCACCTATAAAGAGCACACTATTATTGTAGATAAACCACTAACCATTATTGGTAAAAACCATCCTGTGATTGATGGTGAGTTAAAAGGAGAAATCATTACCATTATAGCAGATAATGTTACCATAGACGGCTTATTTATTATAAACGTTGGTACAAGTTATACTGAAGATTATGCCGCCATAAGAGTCAGAAAAAGCAAACATTTTGTGATTCAAAATGTAGTTCTAGAAAAATTATTCTTCGGGATTTACATAGAAAAATCAAGCTATGGTAAAGTGTTTCATAACAAAATAATTGGAAATGCCATTGACGAATATAACTCAGGAAATGGCATTCAACTTTGGTATAGTAATCATATACAAATAGAGCATAATTATATCGCGCATGTTCGGGACGGTATTTATTTAGAGTTTTCAGACGATTGCTTAATCAAGAATAATATGACTGTAAATAATGTACGCTATGGTTTACATTTTATGTTTTCTAATGATGATATTTATCAAGACAACACCTTTAAAAACAATGGTGCTGGTGTAGCAGTAATGTTTTCCAAAAAGATAAAAATGATTAATAACACCTTTCAAGAAAACTGGGGAACAGCCGCCTACGGTATGCTTTTAAAAGAAATAAATGATGCTGAAATTATTGGGAATACGTTTGAAGAAAACACTATTGGAATAAACATCGAAGGTTCAAATCGCATTGTATACAAAAACAACAACTTCATTAATAATGGCTGGGCAATTAAAGTGCGCGGTGCGTGTTATAGCAATCGCTTTATAGCGAATAACTTCCTCTACAATTCCTTTGACATTTCTTATAATAGTAGAGTGAATGATAATGTATTTGATAAAAATTATTGGAGTAATTACACTGGATATGACCTCGATAAAGATGGTATTGGTGATATCCCTTACAGACCTGTGAAATTATTCTCTTACATCGTAAACCGCACGCCAGAAACTATTATTTTACTGCGCAGTCTGTTTATAGATCTCATAGATTTTTCTGAAAAAGTATCTCCTGTTTTTACACCAGATAATTTATTTGATAACCATCCAGTAACAAAAAGAATAACATGGTAA
- a CDS encoding nitrous oxide metabolic protein, whose amino-acid sequence MLKILKYSFFDLIRSRWSYVYFAFYLLLGIVLLFLNNDLSKAVITLMNVIIVLVPLIGTVFGVMYYYNSREFTELLLAQTLKRSSIFLGQYLGVALSLALSLILGLGIPFVFYGLFKSNAIWDFSLLLITGTFLTMIFTALAFNIALSNENKIKGFGYAILLWLFLAIVYDGLFLMTLILFEEYPLDKLSLAGTMLNPIDLSRTLILLKLDISALLGYTGAVFKQFFGTSLGLIVSFIMLIIWVALPVLRIVFKSNKKDF is encoded by the coding sequence ATGCTTAAAATATTAAAATATAGTTTTTTCGATTTAATCCGCAGTCGTTGGAGTTACGTCTATTTCGCTTTTTATTTACTACTAGGTATTGTATTGTTATTTTTAAACAATGACCTCTCTAAAGCAGTCATTACCTTAATGAATGTTATTATTGTTCTTGTGCCTTTAATCGGGACTGTTTTTGGTGTGATGTATTATTATAATTCTAGGGAATTTACGGAACTCCTCTTAGCACAAACACTAAAGCGTTCTTCTATCTTTTTAGGCCAATATTTAGGTGTGGCCTTGTCATTGGCCTTGAGTTTGATTTTAGGATTAGGAATTCCCTTTGTGTTTTATGGTTTGTTTAAATCTAATGCGATTTGGGATTTTTCTTTATTACTAATTACCGGAACATTTCTTACCATGATATTTACTGCATTAGCATTTAACATCGCACTCTCTAATGAGAATAAAATAAAAGGATTTGGCTATGCAATACTACTATGGCTATTTCTTGCCATTGTATACGACGGTCTCTTTTTAATGACCTTAATCCTGTTTGAAGAGTATCCTCTAGACAAATTATCTCTGGCCGGTACGATGCTTAACCCTATAGATTTATCACGAACACTCATTCTATTAAAACTAGACATCTCTGCATTGCTAGGTTACACTGGCGCTGTATTCAAGCAATTTTTCGGCACTAGTTTGGGACTCATTGTCTCATTTATAATGCTAATTATTTGGGTAGCTCTACCCGTATTACGAATTGTCTTCAAATCTAATAAAAAGGATTTTTAG